A region from the Arachis ipaensis cultivar K30076 chromosome B01, Araip1.1, whole genome shotgun sequence genome encodes:
- the LOC110263826 gene encoding dnaJ homolog subfamily C GRV2-like — translation MIRLYSTSAFYFALAYPGSNLLSIGQLFTVTLVHQGFHGGEEAAVSASLPLAKRSVLGGLLPESLLYVLKRSGPAAFAAAMVSDSGTPEIIWTHKMRAENLIRQVLQIKVLQHLGDFPQKLSQYCHVLYDYAPMPPVTYPELRDEMWCHHYY, via the exons ATGATACGTCTATACAGCACCAGTGCATTTTATTTTGCACTGGCCTATCCAGGATCTAATCTACTTTCAATTGGGCAACTCTTTACCGTCACCCTTGTCCACCAAGGATTTCATGGTGGCGAAGAGGCTGCGGTTTCAGCTTCATTGCCTTTGGCAAAACGCAGTGTTCTTGGTGGACTTCTTCCTGAATCTTTGTTGTATGTATTGAAGCGCAGTGGTCCAGCAGCATTTGCTGCTGCAATGGTATCAGATTCTGGCACTCCTGAGATAATATGGACTCATAAAATGAGGGCAGAAAATTTAATACGTCAGGTATTGCAAATTAAG GTTTTGCAACACCTTGGTGATTTTCCACAGAAATTGTCACAGTATTGCCATGTTTTGTATGACTATGCCCCAATGCCTCCAGTTACATACCCTGAACTTAGAGATGAAATGTGGTGTCATCATTATTACTAG